The Pseudomonas protegens genome contains the following window.
ACTTCCGGCGTGAGGATCATCCGCGCCAGGTGCGCCAGCAGCATGCGCCAGGCCTGGCGCGGCTCATCGATATCGGTGATCAGTGCCAGCAGATCACGGGCCAGCGGACCGGACAGGCCGATGCGCTGCAGACGGCGCCAGAGGTTGGCCTGCTCCGGACGACTCCCCTGCAATTGGCTCCAGGCCAGGGAACCGAGCTGCACTTCCAGCAGCTCGCGCAGGCCGTTGAGCTCGAAACGCATCGAGTCCAGCGCACGGGAATCAGCAGCCGGTGCGGCTGGCGCCGGGGCCGGGCGCGGACGCTCGGTCAGGGTCGGCTCGATCAGTGGTTCGGCAGCGGTCAGCGGCAGGCCGGCGAACAGCTGGCGATTGGTGATCGAGGCATTGTCGCCCTCGCCCCGCAGGCTCAGTTCGGCCTGAGCGGTGACGATCCGCGACTGAGTCTTGCGCAACTCGTCCTCAAGCTCCATGTTCGGAACCCGCGGCGACAGGGCCGACAACTTGTAATCCAGCGCAGCCGTCAGCTCGACCCCGCCGGCAATCCGCCGGTTGCCGATGATGGCAGCTTCAGCGCCCAACTCATCACGAACCAGTTTCATGGCCTGACGCATATCGGCGGCGAAAAAACGCTTAACTTGCATAACCCACTACCTCAGCCGTTGGGCCCTACTGTCGCAACGATGGTCACTTGCTTGTTGTCAGGAATTTCCTGGTACGCCAGCACATGCAAACCTGGAACGGCGAGACGCCCGAACCGCGAAAGCATGGCGCGGACCGGACCCGCTACCAACAGAATCACCGGTTGACCTTGCATCTCTTGACGCTGCGCCGCTTCGATCAGCGAACGTTGCAGCTTCTCAGCCATGCTTGGCTCCAGCAGAACGCCTTCTTCCTGGCCTTGTCCTGCCTTCTGCAAACTGCTGAGCAAAATTTGTTCCAACCTTGGCTCCAAGGTGATCACAGGCAGCTCAGACTCAGTGCCTACAATGCTTTGGACGATTGCACGGGACAGTCCGACGCGAACCGCCGCGACCAAAGCGGCAGTATCTTGACTCTTGGCGGCATTGTTGGCGATGGCCTCGGCGATGCTGCGGATGTCGCGCACCGGCACCTGTTCGGCCAGCAGCGCCTGCAGCACCTTGAGCAGTTGCGACAGCGACAGCACCCCCGGCACCAACTCCTCCGCCAGCTTTGGCGAACTCTTGGCCAGCAGTTGCATCAATTGCTGCACTTCCTCGTGGCCGATCAGCTCGCTGGAGTGCTTGTAGAGAATCTGGTTCAAGTGGGTGGCGACCACGGTACTGGCGTCCACCACGGTGTAGCCCAGGGACTGCGCCTGGGGCCGCTGGCTGATCTCGATCCACACCGCCTCCAGGCCGAACGCCGGGTCCCGGGCCGAGATACCGTTGAGCGTGCCGTAGACCTGCCCCGGATTGATCGCCAGCTCGCGATCCGGGTAGATCTCGGCCTCGGCCAGGATCACCCCCATCAGCGTCAGGCGATAGGCGCTGGGCGCCAGGTCCAGGTTGTCGCGGATATGCACGGTGGGCATGAGGAAACCCAGGTCCTGGGAGAGCTTCTTGCGCACCCCCTTGATCCGCGCCAGCAACTGCCCACCCTGGTTGCGGTCCACCAGGGGAATCAGGCGATACCCCACTTCCAGGCCGATCATGTCGATCGGAGTGACGTCGTCCCAGCCCAGCTCCTTGGTTTCCATGGCGCGGGCCGGAGACGGCAGCAGGTCCTGCTGACGCTGGATCTCTTCCTGCGCCTTGACCTTGACCAGATTCTGCTTCCGCCAGACCAGGTACGCTGCGCCGCCGGCCACTGCCGCCAGGCTGAGGAAGGAGAAGTGCGGCATGCCCGGCACCAGCCCCATCACCGCCATCAGGCCCGCAGCCACCGCCAGCGCCTTGGGCGAGGCGAACATCTGCCGGTTGATCTGCTTGCCCATCTCTTCGGAGCCCGAAGCTCGGGTGACCATGATGGCCGCCGCGGTGGACAGCAACAGCGATGGCAACTGCGCCACCAAACCGTCACCAATGGTCAGCAAGGCGTAGACCTTGCCGGCGTCGGCAAAGGTCATGTTGTGCTGGAAGATACCGACCGCCATGCCGCCGATCAGGTTGATGAAGAGGATCAGCAGACCGGCGATGGCGTCACCGCGGACGAACTTGCTGGCACCGTCCATGGAACCGTAGAACTCGGCCTCCTGGGCCACTTCCAGACGGCGCAGCTTGGCCTGGTTCTGGTCGATCAGCCCGGCGTTGAGGTCGGCGTCGATGGCCATCTGCTTACCGGGCATGGCATCCAGGGTGAAGCGCGCGCTCACCTCGGAGATCCGCCCGGCGCCCTTGGTCACGACCACGAAGTTGATGATCATGAGGATCGCGAACACCACGATACCGACCACGTAGTTGCCGCCGATCACCACCTCACCGAAGGCCTGGATCACCTTGCCCGCAGCTGCGTGGCCCTCTTGGCCGTGGAGCATCACCACCCGGGTCGAGGCGACGTTGAGCGCCAGTCGCAACAGGGTGGCCACCAGCAGGATGGTCGGGAATACCGCGAAATCCAGCGGCCGCAGGGCGTACACGCAGACCAGCAGGACCACGATCGACAGGGCGATGTTGAAGGTGAAGAACACGTCCAGCAGGAACGCCGGCACCGGCAGCATCATCATGGCCAGCATGACCAACAGCAGCACCGGTACACCCAGGTTGCCTCGACCGAGGTCAGCCAGGTTACTGCGAGCCGTGCTGATTAACTGAGAGCGATCCACCGATTTACCCCGTTCCGTAAAGCAAACTTTTGACGCCTGAAGCGGCACGGGGCTGCTACTGCAAGAAGCCTTCCAACTTTGCCGAGGCGGCGCAAACGTGCGCCAAACCTGAAGCAATCCGGGTATCGACGGACAGGATCGCGGGTCTGCTCTTAACCGCCAGATGGGACGGCGCAAGGCCAGCCAAAGGAGCCAGGGTTACGAAGTCAAATAATGGCAATTAGCCATTTTTCTGACAAAGACAAGACCTGGTCGCCGACCAGGCCGGACCTGAATGCCTGTGACTAGAGCGGCTCGACGGGACCACCGGGGGATTGCTTGCCGGACGTGTCACGCCGCAAGTCCGGCGGAATCGGCAGGTCCTTGAGCGGATCGGGGCGCTTGCCCTTGCCCGCGCGATGCTGGCGGATCTGATAGACGTAGGCCAGGACCTGAGCCACCGCCAAATACAGGCCCGCAGGAATCTCTTCCTCAAGCTCGGTGGAGTAGTAGATCGAACGCGCCAGGGCCGGGGATTCCAGCAGCATCACTTCATGGGCCACGGCAATCTCGCGGATCTTCAAGGCCAGGAAATCACTGCCCTTGGCCAGCAGCACCGGCGCCCCGCCCTTCTCGGCGTCGTACTTGAGAGCCACGGCGTAGTGGGTCGGGTTGGTGATGACCACGTCGGCCTCGGGAATCGCCGCCATCATCCGTCGCTGGGACATCTCGCGCTGAGTCTGGCGAATCCGCTGCTTGACCTCGGGCCGCCCCTCCTGGTCCTTGTGCTCGTCACGCACTTCCTGCTTGGTCATCAACAGCTTCTTGTGGGCCTGATAGATCTGCACCGGCACATCCACCGCCGCGATCAGGATCAGCCCGCACGCCATCCACAAGGTGCTCCAGCCCACCACCTGGACGCTGTGGATGATCGCCAGCTCAAGGGGTTCGTGGGCGATCCGCAGCAGGTCGTCAATGTCCGACGACAACACCGAAAGCGCCACGAACAGCACCAGGCCGAACTTGGCCAGGGCCTTGAGCAGCTCGATCACCGCCGAGAAAGAAAACATCCGCTTGAGACCAGCGGCCGGGTTCATCCGACTGAACTTGGGCGCCAGGCTCTTGCCCGCGAACAGCCAGCCCCCTAGGGAAATCGGGCCGATGATGGCCGCCAGCAACAAGGTCAACAGCACCGGCTGCACCGCCAGGATGGCGATCTTGCCCGAGTGCAGCAGGTACTGCCCCATGGATCCCGGGCTCAGCAGCACCTCCCGGGGCAAGGAGAAATTCAGACGCATGATTTCCAGCAGGTCCAGGGCCAGGCCACCGCCATACACCAGCAGGCCGCCCGCCCCCGCCAACATGATCGCCAGGGTATTGAGCTCCTTGGAACGGGCGATCTCGCCCTTTTCCCGGGAGTCCTTCTTGCGCTTCTCCGTGGGGTCTTCTGTCTTGTCCTGACCGCTCTCGCTTTCCGCCATGGCTCAGCGCGCCTTTGCCAGTTCGCGTAAGAACTGCAGGGCCTCGGAGGCCAGCGGTTGATACTGGTTGAGAATGTCGGCCAGGCTGATCCAGACAATGGCCATGCCCAGCACCAGGGTCAGCGGGAAGCCGATGGAGAAGATGTTCAACTGCGGCGCCGCCCGGGTCATCACGCCAAAGGCGATGTTGACCACCAGCAAGGCGGTGATCGCCGGCAGCACCAGCAGCAGCGCCGCCCCCAGCACCCAGCCCAGCTTGCCCGCCAGCTCCCAGTAGTGATTGACCATCAGGCCACCGCCAACAGGCAGCGTGGTAAAGCTCTCGGTGAGCACCTCGAACACCACCAGATGGCCGTTCATGGCCAGGAACAGCAGGCTGACCAGCATGGTGAAGAACTGCCCGATCACCGCCACCGACACGCCGTTGGTGGGGTCGACCATGGAGGCGAAGCCCATGCCCATCTGGATCGCCACGATCTGCCCGGCAATCACGAAGGACTGGAAGAACAACTGCAGCGAGAAGCCGAGCACCGCGCCGATCAGGATCTGCTCGGCAATCAGCAGCAGGCCGCTGAGGTCCAGGGCATGCACCTCGGGCATGGGCGGCAGGCCCGGGGCGATGACCACGGTAATCGCCAGGGCGAAGTACAGACGCACCCGGCGCGGCACCAGGGTGGTACCGAAGATCGGCATCACCATCAGCAAGGAAGTGACCCGGAACAGCGGCAGCATGAAGCTCGCCACCCAGGTACTGATCTGGGTGTCGGTCAACGCCAGCAGGGACATCGGCTCAGCCGATCAGCTGAGGAATACTGCCGTACAACTGACGGATGTATTCCATGAAGGTTTGCACCAGCCAGGGGCCGGCGACGATCAGGGTCACCAGCATCACCAGCAGGCGCGGCAGAAAGCTCAGGGTCTGCTCGTTGATCTGGGTGGCCGCCTGGAACATGGCCACCATCAAGCCCACCAGCAGGCTGGGCACCACCAGCACCGCCACCATCATGGTGGTCAGCCAGAGCGCTTCGCGAAACAGGTCTACCGCGACTTCAGGAGTCATTGTCGAATACCCGCCAACAAGGTTTTAGACACCACCGAAACTGCCCGCCAAGGTGCCGATGATCAGGGCCCAGCCATCCACCAGGACAAACAGCATGATCTTGAACGGCAGGGAAATGATCAGCGGCGAGAGCATCATCATGCCCATCGCCATCAGCACACTGGCCACCACCAGGTCGATGATCAGGAACGGGATGAAGATCATGAAGCCGATCTGGAACGCGGTCTTGAGCTCGGAGGTGACGAAGGCCGGCACCAGGATGGTCAGCGGCGCCTGGTCGGGACTGGCGATGTCGGTGCGCTTGGACAGGCGCATGAACAGCTCCAGATCGCTGCTGCGGGTCTGCGCCAGCATGAAGTCCTTGATCGGCACCTGCGCCTTGGCCACCGCATCCTGGGCCGTGAGCTTTTCCGCCAGGTACGGCTGCAAGGCGTCCTGGTTCACCCGATCGAATACCGGCGCCATGATGAACATCGTCAGAAACAGCGCCATGCCGGTGAGGATCTGGTTCGACGGGGTCTGCTGCAGGCCCAGGGCCTGACGCAGGATCGAGAAGACGATGATGATCCGGGTGAAGCTGGTCATCAGCATGACGAACGCCGGGATGAAGCTCAGCGCGGTCATGATCAGCAGGATCTGCAGGCTGACCGAGTACTCCTGCTGGCCGCTGGCGTTGGTGCCAAGGGTGATCGCCGGGATCGACAACGGGTCGGCGGCCAGCGCCAGTGGCGCCGCCAACATCAGTGCCAACGTCAAGATGATGCGCAACGGCATTACTTCTTATCCTTCTGATCCTTGCCCAACAGCTCCATCAGGCGCTGGGCGAACTCGGGCGTCGCCTGCTCGGCAGTGGGCACCTGCACCGGCTCTTTGAGTACATGCAACGGCGTGATGGTGCCCGGGGTCAGGCCCAGCAGAATCTGCTCATTGCCGACCTGCACCAGCACCAGGCGATCCCGCGGCCCCAGGGCCCGGGAACCGATCAGCTCGATCACCTGGCCCTTGCCCGCAGGACCGGCCTGCTGCACCCGGCGCAACAGCCAGGCGAGGAAGAAGATCAGCCCGATCACCAGCAGCAGGCCCAGCACCAGCTGGGTCAACTGGCCACTGACGCTGCCCGTTGCCGGCGCGGCCGCAGCCACCGCAGCGGTGGCCGCCGGCTCTGCGGCCAGGGCGCTCAGGGGCAGCGCGAGCGCAATGCCAAGCAGCTTGTTCACTTAGCGCAGCTTCTTGATGCGTTCGCTGGGGCTGATCACGTCGGTCAGGCGAATGCCGAACTTTTCGTTGACCACCACCACCTCGCCGTGAGCGATCAGGGTGCCGTTGACCAGCACGTCCAGCGGCTCGCCGGCCAGGCGGTCAAGCTCGATCACCGACCCCTGGTTGAGCTGCAACAGGTTGCGGATGTTGATGTCGGTGCTGCCCACTTCCATGGAGATCGACACCGGAATGTCGAGAATCACATCCAGGTTGGGACCATCCAGGGTGACCGGCTCGTGGCTCTTGGGCACGCTGCCGAACTCTTCCATCTGCAAACGCCCGGAACTTGACGCAGCCCCCGCGTCCGCCGCCAGCAGAGCGTCGATATCCGCTTGACCGGCATCACCGGTTTCTTCCAGCGCAGCAGCCCATTCGTCGGCCAGAGCCTGGTCGTCCTGGGAGTTAATTTCGTCAGCCATCATGGGTCCTCGACGGGCAAAAATTCATTGAACAGCAAACAGGTTGGTGCGCCGCTCAACGGCGCTCGATCGGCTCGATCACTTGCAGCGCCAGATTGCCCTTGTGGGAACCCAGCTTGACCTTGAACGACGGCACGCCGTTGGCGCGCATGATCATGTCTTCCGGCAGCTCCACCGGGATCACATCGCCCGGCTGCATGTGCAGGATGTCGCGCAGGCGCAGCTGACGCCGGGCCACGGTGGCGCTCAGCGGCACGGCCACATCCAGCACGTCCTCGCGCAGGGCCTTGCTCCAGCGCTCGTCCTGGTCGTCCAGGTCGGACTGGAAGCCGGCGTCGAGCATTTCCCGGATCGGCTCGATCATCGAGTACGGCATGGTCACGTGCAGGTCGCCGCCACCGCCATCGAGTTCGATATGAAAGGTCGACACCACAATGGCTTCGCTGGGGCCGACGATGTTGGCCATGGCCGGGTTCACTTCGGAGTTTATGTACTCGAAGTTGACCGGCATGATCGCCTGCCAGGCTTCCTTGAGGTCGATGAAGGCCTGTTCCAGCACCATGCGCACCACCCGCAGCTCGGTAGGGGTGAACTCACGCCCTTCGATCTTGGCGTGGCGGCCATCGCCGCCGAAGAAGTTGTCCACCAGCTTGAACACCAGCTTGGCGTCAAGAATGAACAACGCCGTGCCGCGCAGCGGCTTGATCTTCACCAGGTTGAGGCTGGTGGGCACGTACAGCGAGTGCACGTACTCACCGAACTTCATGACCTGCACGCCACCTACCGCCACATCGGCGGAACGCCGCAGCATGTTGAACATGCTGATACGGGTGTAGCGGGCGAAACGCTCGTTGATCATTTCCAGGGTCGGCATGCGTCCGCGGACGATGCGATCCTGGCTGGTCAGGTCGTAGCTTTTGACACTGCCGGGTTCGGCAGCATGTTCGGTCTGTACCAGACCGTCGTCGACACCATGCAACAGCGCGTCGATCTCATCCTGGGACAGCAGGTCCTGCACGGCCATGTCGTGTTCCTACTGCAGTACGAAGTTAGTAAAGAGCAACTGTTCGACCACCACTTTGCCCACCTCTTTCTGCGCCACTTCCTGGACGCTGGCCGTGGCTTTCTGGCGGAGCATTTCCTGGCCGACCGGAGTCGCCAGGGTGTCGAAATTCTGTCCGGAGAACAGCATCACCAGGTTGTTGCGGATCACCGGCATGTGCACTTTCAGCGCGTCCAGATCAGCCTGGTTGCGCGCCAGCAGGGTAATGCTCACCTGCATGTAGCGCTGCCGGCCATTCTGCGTGTAGTTGGCGACAAAGGCCGGGGCCATGGGCTCGTAGATCGCCGCCGGCTTGACGTTGCTGGCGGTTTCCGCAACCGGTGCGGGCTTGCTCTGAGCACTGTGCATGAAGTACCAGGTGGCGCCGACCGACAGGCCGATGGCCAGCAACAACGCCAGGACAATCAAGAGGATAAGCTTGAGTTTGCTTTTCCCTGCGGTGGGTTTCTCTGCTGCTTCGCTCTTCGCCATGCCAATAATCCGTCACTATTCGGGGGTTCACAGTCGCACGGCAAGGCAAGAGCAAGTGTTATGCCAGATTTGTCAGAAAGCCGGGGATGAACGGCCAAGGGCAAGGCTGCGAGGGGAAACCTGCGGCGGCAGCCACACCGCAGGGATCGGCGTGGGGACCGGGAACCGGCCCCCGACAAGGGTCAAGCGTAGTAGTCGACGGCGCTGCTACCAATCACTGTCTGTACCGGAGCCTGCACTTCTGCCACGGCAGGCGACAACTCATCATCACCAGCGTCCAGGCGCCCACCGCTGGTGCTGGAACCGCTGCGACGATTCTGCTCCTGTTGCGCCTGTTCCTGCCCCTGCCAGCCACGGGACTGATCGGACACGTTGACGTCCACCTGCCCCAGGCCCTGCTGGTTGAACATGTCGCGCATGCGGTGCATCTGCCCTTCCAGGGCTTCGCGGACGCCAGCATGGGCGCTCATGAAGGTGACCTGGGTCTGCTGGTCCGGAATCATGTGCACGCGAATATCCAGGCGCCCCAGTTCCGCAGGCTGCAACTGGATGTCCGCCGACTTGAGATTGGTACTGGACAGGTACATCACCCGGTTGACCACTTCATCGGTCCAGCCGCTCTGGTGCATGGCCAGGGGCTGGTTGACCGGCACCGCGTTGGCGGTCTTGGGCGTTGCCGCCTGCATCAGGGCCGCCAGGCGATTGGCGAAATCATCCACCCGGGTATCGCTGGACGCGCCCTTGAGGTCTTTCAGGCCATCGGCAATCAGACCGGTGAAGGCTTTTTCGCCACCTTGTTCGGTACTGCCCTTGCCGGCCTGCTGCTCCAGCATGCCGACCATGGCATTGGCGAAGTTCTGCACCGACGTCAACTGGCCCTCGGCATTGGCGCTTGCAGGGGCGGCCTTGGGCTGCGCCTGACTGGAAGCCGAGACGTGACCGCCCTGCTCCATGGCCAGACGCACGGCCGGCATGGCATCCAAAGGATCGGCTTCGGGATCGAACACCGCCTCGGGCGGCTCGGCCGCAGGGGGCACCGCCGGCACTGCCGCGGCCACCACTGGCGGCACCACCACGGGTACTTCCACCTGAGGTTGCGGCGCCACCACCGGCGGCGGCACTTCCGCGACCTGAGGTTGCGGCTGGATGGCCGGCAACAGGCTAGGGTCCAGCGGCACCGGATTGACCGGGGCATCAGCCTGGGTGTTGTCGACCGGCTGGCTATCAGCCGACTTGCTGTCGGCCGGCTTACTGGCGTCACTGGCGGCGCTGGCCGGTTTGCTGTCGCTGCTCGTCGCTTTGTCGGCAGGCAAGGATTTGCCGCTATCGGCAACCACGGGCTGCGACGCGGCAGACTGATCGCTGGCGACATCTTTCTTTGGACTATTGTCGGCACCCTTGTCGCGCACCGGCTTGGGCGAGTTGTCGGCAAAGGTCAGCGACTTGTTCTGCGGCTTGCTCTGGGCCTCTTTGGCATAGAGCTGGGCGAAGCTGGGCGCCTTGTCACCAGGCTCGGCAACGCTTGCCAGGGGGCTGGCAGGAGTCGCTTGAGTCTTGGACTTAGCGCTGGCCTGAGCGGCGGCCTGAAGAAGCGTATTGGGGGTAACAGCCATGGGACAGTCTCCGCTGCACGGGGATCATAGGTACAGTCACGAGACTTGATTGCAAGGGTCGAGCCAGTTTCGTCAACCCGCTGAAAAAATATTGCTCAACAGTGAAAGCGTTGCAGTTCCTGCTCGCACAGGCGCCGGACAATGGCGAACTCGCCGTCGATCTCTCCCACCAGGCGGGCGATGCCATCGGTGGCGGACTGCCCGGCCCGCAACTCCAGCTCATGGCAGAGTTCCGCCAGGCGGATGGCACCCATGTTGCTACTGCTGCCCTTGAGGCTGTGAGCGGTGGCCACCAATTGCAAAGCGTCCTCGGATTTGTGCAGCAGCCGCACCCGCTCCTCGGAATCGCAGACGAAAGTGTCCAGCAGGACGGGGTATTCATCCTCCATCACTTCCTGCAATGCATTGAGCACCGTGTGGTCCAGATGTATCTCAGCCACTTGTTCACTCCTTGATCAAGAACCCGCGGGATTATGCCAGAGCGTCCCAGGAAAACTCCACGCAGACACTGCGCCCATCGTCCGACCACTGCGCCTGACGGCTCATCTGTCGGATCAGGCTGACGCCACGCCCCGAAAACCGTCCGGCATCGTTGGGACGGGCCATAACGGCCGCCACATCAAACCCATCACCACTGTCTTCGACCCGAACCACCAAGCGCCCTCCGGTTTCCAGAGGCTGCACCTGCAGGTGCACCCGGACAAAACCTTCCTGCAACTGCTCCAGCCTCAACGCGCGCTCGCGGTAGTAGCGGGTAAACCCCTCGGCATCGCGCTTGAGCCGGGAATCGAGCTTGAGCACGCCATGCTCCAGAGCATTGGAATAAAGCTCGGCCAGAACACTGTAGAGCACCCCGCTCTGGGAGCGCAGGCCGTGCACTTCAAGCAACAGTTGCAGCAGGTATGGCAGCGGATTGAAGCGCTTGAGAGTGGCCGCGCGAAACTCGAAACTCACCGACCAGTCCAGTGGACAGGACTGACCGCTGTCGGAGTACACCGGGGCCGGCGGCGCCAACCTGGGGAACTCCGGCAACCCGACCTCGACCATGCTCACATCGTCCCGGGCACTGCCACCAAAGCGCTCCAGGGCCTGCTGGACCTCCTCGAACAGCCGCTCCGGCTGGCGGTTGGCGGCAAACACCCGATACAGCCGCTCCACGCCAAACAGCTCCTCGTCGGCATTGCAGGTGTCGATCACCCCGTCGGACAACAGGAACACCCGATCCCCGGGCATCATGGAGAACACCTCGGTACGATCCTCGAACGCCTCGGCGCTCAATATTCCAAGGGGCAGATGCCGTGCCACCAGGGGCGTGCGCGCGTCACTGGCATGACGATACAGGTAGCCCTCGGGCATGCCGCCGTTCCACACCTCCACCGACCGTCGCTGGTAGCTCAGGCACAACAGGGTCGCGCAACAGAACATGTCCACCGGCAGGATGCGCTTGAGCTTGGCGTTCATCTCCCGCAGGGTTTCCGGCAAACCGTAGCCCTTGGCGGTCATGCCATAGAACACCTCAGCCAGGGGCATCGCCCCCACGGCCGCAGGCAAACCGTGCCCGGTGAAGTCCCCCAGCAGCACATGCATGTCCCCCGCCGGGGTATAGGCCGCCAGCAACAGATCGCCGTTGAACAGCGCATAAGGCGATTGCAGATAGCGGATATTCGGCGCGTCCAGGCAGCCGGAATGGGCCACCTTGTCGAACACGGCCTTGGCCACGCGCTGCTCGTTGAGCAGGTAATCGTGGTGGCGGGTGATCTGGTCGCGCTGCGCCAGCACGGTTTCCTGCAGGCGGCGCAGCCGGTCCATGGCATTGATCTTGGCGCCAAGGATCACCGGGTTGTAGGGCTTGGCCAGAAAGTCGTCGCCGCCCGCTTCCAGACAACGGGCAAGCGCCTCGCTCTCGCTGAGGGAGGTCAGAAAGATGATCGGCACCAGCGTCTCGCCCGCCAGGGCCTTGATCCGCCGCGCGGCCTCGAAGCCGTCCATCACCGGCATCAGCGCATCCATCAAGACGATTTGTGGTCGCTGCTGCTCGAACAACGCCAGGGCCTCGGCGCCATTGCTGGCCGCCAGCACCTGATGCCCCTGGCGCCGGATAATGCTGGACAGCAGCAGACGATCCGCCGCGCCATCTTCGGCAATCAGCACACACAGGGGCTCGGCCATGGAGCGCGGCCCGCTTAACTGATGTCGAAAAGCTTGTCGAAATTGGAAATGGCGAGAATCTTGCGCACATCCGAGTTGCTGTTGATCACCCGGACATCGGCGTTGTCGCCGCCGGCATGGTCACGCAACAGGAGCAGCATGCCCAGGGCAGAGCTGTCGAGGTAGGTGGCCTCCTTGAGGTCCACCACGATGGACTCCGGCGTCCGGTTGAGCCGCTCGTAGGATTCGCGAAACTCCTGATGACGCCCGAAATCAAAGCGCCCGCGAATGGAAATCGTGAGTTTCTGACCGTCCGGGGATATTTCTGTAACGACCGACATGTGACTGCTTCCTTGTCATTGACGACGTCTAAAAGGTGTAGCACCCAGCTGGCAGTCGAACAACCTGCAGACCGAAAATGAGCGCTATCAGTAAGGATTCTGACGGGGCAGCCGCTGGGAAAGTTCATCCAGCAGCTTCTGCTCGCGCTTGTCCTCAAGCGCCCGAGCCTCGTCGATGTAGCGCTGCACCAGCTTGCGCAGCCCCTCTACCCGGGCATAGGCCTGCTGCCAGGCCTCCCGCGCGCGATCGAGGTTGTTCTGATGCCAGGCCAGGCTCTGCCGTTGCTGGGCCACCGCCGTGTCCAACTGACTGAGAAAGTACTGGTAGTTCATCAGCCAGTGACCGCTGACGCCCAGCTTGCCGCGCTCGACCCACTGCTCCTGGTAATCGCCGCGAAAGCGCTCCAGATCCCCCAGCTTGCTCTCGGCCACGCGCACCTGCCCATGGAAGTACTCCAGGCGCTGGGCAGCGGTACGCTCGGCGCTTTCAGCCATGTCCACCACTGGCGCCAGGCGCGCCGCACGGCTATCGGCCATGGCCGGTTAACCGCCCGTCGCCGGAGCGAAAAGCATCTCCAGGTGGGTTTGGCTGTGGCCCAGGCTGACGTTGTCGTTCAGCCCCTGGCGCAGGTAGGCAACCATGGCCGGCTGCAGGGAAATCGCGGTATCGGTGTCGCGATCACCACCGGCCACATAAGCGCCGACGCTGATCAGATCCCGCGCCTGCTGATAACGCGACCACAACTGCTTGAAGTACTGGGCGCGCGCCATGTTGTCAGGGCTGATCACCGCCGGCATGACCCGGCTGATGGAGGCTTCGATGTCGATGGCGGGGTAATGCCCCTCCTCCGCCAGGCGCCGGGACAGCACGATATGCCCGTCGAGCACGCCTCGGGCCGAGTCGGCGATAGGGTCCTGCTGGTCATCGCCCTCGGACAGCACGGTATAGAAGGCCGTGATCGAACCCCCGCCGGCCTCGGCATTACCGGCCCGCTCCACCAGCTTGGGCAGCTTGGCGAACACCGAAGGCGGATAACC
Protein-coding sequences here:
- the fliJ gene encoding flagellar export protein FliJ, with amino-acid sequence MADSRAARLAPVVDMAESAERTAAQRLEYFHGQVRVAESKLGDLERFRGDYQEQWVERGKLGVSGHWLMNYQYFLSQLDTAVAQQRQSLAWHQNNLDRAREAWQQAYARVEGLRKLVQRYIDEARALEDKREQKLLDELSQRLPRQNPY